In one window of Ruminococcus albus AD2013 DNA:
- a CDS encoding SpoVG family protein yields MEITGIKIRKITERGRLRGIVSVTFDDVLAVHDIKIVQGEHRIFAAMPSRRDENGEFRDIVHPITASAREDIENRILLAYEEECIRRGVKY; encoded by the coding sequence ATGGAGATAACAGGTATAAAAATAAGAAAGATAACTGAAAGGGGTCGGCTGAGGGGGATAGTGAGTGTGACATTTGATGATGTTCTGGCAGTGCATGATATAAAAATAGTACAGGGAGAGCACAGGATTTTCGCGGCGATGCCCAGCAGGCGTGATGAAAATGGTGAGTTCCGCGATATAGTTCACCCGATAACTGCAAGTGCCCGTGAAGATATTGAGAACAGGATCCTTCTTGCATATGAGGAGGAATGTATCCGCAGGGGAGTAAAGTATTAG
- the murC gene encoding UDP-N-acetylmuramate--L-alanine ligase: protein MSSVLTEEALSKIKRVHFIGIGGSGMYPLAQIFHTKGYEITGSDNNETETLEAVRKLGIKVFLGQRAENIEGAELIIYTAAIMADNPELIAAKASDAIVCERADILGVITGWYENALCVCGTHGKTTTSSMLTQIFVDAGEDISCVIGGKLPSIGGSGRAGKSKDMVCEACEYQDHFLKLHPDCAIILNVDADHLEYFKNIENIIKSFHTFADMASKAVIYNGDDANTRKSLEGISGKELISFGWNRANDYSAEIISKKGLVTKFTAFFKGEALGEVEINVPGDHNVLNALAAMAAARYSGLSFEAAAKGLASFHGAIRRFQLIDKVKGLTIVDDYAHHPKEIEVTLRAAKGLDFKRVWAVFQPFTYSRTEILMDDFARALEIADISVITDIMGSREKNEHGIYTEMLGAKTKNAVWFDTPHEVVDKQTAEQKEKNFDECIDYIIKNAEDGDILITFGCGDVYKLAKKLAKKLREID, encoded by the coding sequence ATGAGTTCGGTACTGACAGAAGAAGCACTAAGCAAGATAAAGCGAGTTCATTTTATCGGCATCGGCGGTTCTGGTATGTATCCGCTGGCGCAGATATTCCATACAAAAGGATACGAGATCACAGGCTCGGACAATAACGAGACGGAAACACTTGAAGCTGTACGCAAGCTCGGTATAAAAGTATTTCTCGGACAGAGAGCCGAGAATATCGAGGGCGCAGAGCTTATAATATACACCGCAGCTATAATGGCTGATAATCCGGAGCTCATCGCGGCAAAAGCAAGCGATGCCATCGTATGCGAAAGGGCGGATATACTCGGCGTTATAACCGGCTGGTATGAGAACGCACTCTGCGTATGCGGCACTCACGGCAAGACTACCACATCTTCAATGCTGACCCAGATCTTCGTTGATGCAGGCGAAGATATCAGCTGTGTTATCGGCGGCAAGCTGCCCAGCATAGGCGGTTCGGGCAGAGCGGGCAAGTCAAAGGATATGGTCTGCGAAGCCTGCGAGTATCAGGATCACTTTCTCAAGCTCCACCCCGACTGCGCGATAATACTCAACGTTGACGCAGATCATCTGGAGTATTTCAAGAATATTGAGAATATCATAAAAAGCTTCCATACATTTGCTGATATGGCAAGCAAGGCTGTTATCTACAATGGCGATGACGCAAACACCAGAAAGTCGTTGGAGGGTATCTCCGGCAAGGAGCTTATAAGCTTCGGCTGGAACAGGGCTAACGATTATTCTGCCGAGATAATAAGCAAAAAGGGTCTGGTGACAAAGTTCACAGCATTCTTCAAGGGTGAGGCTCTGGGAGAAGTTGAAATAAATGTCCCCGGTGACCACAATGTACTGAATGCACTTGCTGCTATGGCTGCCGCAAGGTATTCGGGACTTTCCTTTGAAGCTGCTGCCAAGGGACTTGCAAGTTTCCACGGCGCCATAAGACGCTTCCAGCTGATAGACAAGGTAAAGGGTCTTACAATAGTTGATGACTATGCACATCATCCCAAGGAGATCGAAGTTACTCTCCGCGCGGCTAAAGGCCTTGATTTCAAGAGAGTCTGGGCAGTATTCCAGCCCTTCACCTATTCCCGTACAGAGATACTTATGGACGATTTCGCAAGGGCGCTGGAGATAGCTGATATATCCGTTATAACAGATATCATGGGCAGCCGTGAAAAGAACGAGCACGGCATCTACACCGAAATGCTTGGTGCTAAAACCAAGAATGCTGTCTGGTTCGATACTCCTCACGAGGTAGTTGACAAGCAGACCGCCGAGCAGAAGGAAAAGAACTTCGATGAATGTATCGACTATATAATCAAGAATGCCGAAGACGGAGATATCCTGATAACCTTCGGCTGCGGAGATGTTTACAAACTGGCGAAAAAACTGGCGAAGAAACTCAGAGAGATCGACTGA
- the lexA gene encoding transcriptional repressor LexA, with translation MKVTDNERKVFEFIKERVEEGYPPTVREICAHFGFKSTSTAHRYIKTLTAKGFLEKSDNQNRAIKLVGGGGMLIPLVGTVTAGTPITAIEYVSEYISFQPARHYGNPLFALKVRGESMINAAILDGDTVVVEQTSVADNGQIVVALVEGSDATVKTFYKEEGHFRLQPENDTMDPIILDNVEILGRVVGVIRYI, from the coding sequence ATGAAAGTCACCGATAACGAGCGCAAGGTATTTGAATTTATTAAAGAGAGAGTCGAGGAGGGTTATCCCCCTACGGTAAGGGAGATATGCGCCCATTTCGGCTTCAAATCAACTTCTACAGCACACAGGTATATCAAAACGCTGACCGCTAAAGGTTTCCTTGAAAAAAGCGATAACCAGAACCGCGCCATAAAGCTTGTTGGCGGCGGCGGTATGCTGATACCTCTTGTGGGTACAGTAACTGCGGGAACTCCGATAACTGCGATAGAATACGTCAGCGAATATATAAGCTTTCAGCCCGCAAGACACTACGGAAATCCGCTGTTTGCGCTGAAGGTACGCGGAGAGTCCATGATAAATGCCGCTATCCTTGACGGTGACACGGTCGTAGTTGAACAGACTTCCGTTGCCGATAACGGACAGATAGTTGTGGCGCTTGTAGAAGGCAGCGACGCAACAGTCAAGACTTTCTACAAAGAAGAAGGCCATTTCAGACTTCAGCCCGAGAACGACACTATGGATCCGATAATACTTGATAATGTCGAGATACTCGGGCGGGTTGTAGGGGTAATAAGATATATCTGA
- a CDS encoding zinc ribbon domain-containing protein: MKITCRFCGANVDSSAKICPGCGKVIPAYKGAELGNKNQFSTDRERDGLAVSRLTTQTPYAATRSGRQMEKLDENYGTPKARKEHHPDNYDPRKDTKTSPYSTGTGSGKQAYRSVFSNGLANVIKFIIIITVGMFLYAVGKVFIVSHTNYDFNLNDNIQLESSSYGEAFDSYFEQCHWWFDFSVNKVTFTGIDKDGVEYKMVFGRAPDGQTAVKELRIDGKKITTEDADIMSTYILGMFMTPKEIKHVSATGKGL; this comes from the coding sequence ATGAAGATAACTTGCAGATTCTGCGGTGCGAACGTTGACAGTTCTGCCAAAATATGCCCGGGCTGCGGAAAAGTTATCCCGGCTTATAAAGGTGCTGAGCTGGGTAATAAAAATCAATTCTCGACTGATAGGGAACGTGACGGGCTCGCTGTATCAAGGCTGACAACTCAGACGCCGTATGCAGCCACAAGGTCGGGCAGACAGATGGAAAAGCTTGATGAGAATTACGGCACGCCCAAAGCCCGCAAAGAGCATCACCCCGATAACTATGATCCCCGCAAGGATACCAAAACCAGTCCCTATTCAACGGGGACAGGCAGCGGTAAGCAGGCTTACAGGAGCGTTTTCAGCAACGGCTTAGCAAATGTTATAAAGTTCATTATAATAATAACCGTCGGTATGTTCCTGTATGCTGTCGGGAAAGTATTCATAGTATCCCATACTAATTATGACTTCAACCTGAACGATAACATCCAGCTAGAAAGCAGCAGCTACGGCGAAGCTTTTGACAGCTATTTTGAACAATGTCACTGGTGGTTCGATTTCAGTGTCAACAAGGTGACGTTCACAGGTATCGACAAAGACGGCGTTGAATACAAAATGGTCTTTGGCAGAGCCCCGGATGGACAGACTGCCGTTAAGGAACTCAGGATCGACGGAAAGAAAATAACCACCGAAGATGCCGATATCATGAGCACTTACATATTAGGAATGTTCATGACACCTAAAGAAATAAAACACGTTTCCGCAACAGGCAAGGGTCTGTAA
- a CDS encoding glycosyl hydrolase yields the protein MKKIKRIFALTLALTMSAGMIGCGNSTKEENGKNDTKSKSADDSTAEEKPAVTETTGDFDLSEFTAASDVSEDLSLEFEAEKGTLLNEAMIMDKAFAGEFSGDGYVALYEKDDEVTFDIELPAKGSYNVILRLASDNVNSENLITSDGNAIKKFTSGDPKFAEVTAENVLLEGGSHTLGVRAETGHIYVDTLKIVPADPVDLTQYEVTDTLCNPNASDNAKRLYSFLRAVYGKYTISGQYSGDNMGYESREFIEINKRTGKTPAILGLDVMNLGISTKVDHKAGGGDMVPIQAMDWYNNHNGIVTLCWHWHAPSQYLEVNGQPWWRGFYTDSTNFDLGKAMSGEDKEGYDAIVAELDNMAEQLKPLAEADIPILWRPLHEAAGDPRYPNNAWFWWGASGREPYLELYKLMYDKFVNEYHLDNLIWVWNAQNQSWYPGDEYVDIVGYDCYPAERDSSSQKYYYDLLKECSPTGSKIIAETENGAMFDPDAAFNEGTRWAYFSTWNGEFAIKDSQLSDRYTTFEMWDKIYAGERVLTLEELPDLKSWPIDLEAYLAAK from the coding sequence ATGAAAAAAATCAAAAGGATATTTGCGCTCACACTTGCACTTACAATGAGTGCGGGTATGATCGGGTGCGGAAACAGCACCAAGGAAGAAAATGGAAAGAATGATACGAAAAGCAAATCAGCCGATGACAGCACTGCTGAGGAAAAGCCCGCTGTAACAGAAACAACGGGTGACTTTGATCTTTCGGAATTTACCGCGGCTTCTGATGTTTCCGAAGATCTCTCCCTTGAATTTGAAGCGGAGAAGGGCACTCTGCTGAATGAAGCAATGATTATGGATAAGGCTTTTGCAGGGGAGTTTTCAGGCGACGGCTATGTTGCTTTGTATGAAAAGGACGATGAGGTGACATTTGATATAGAACTGCCTGCAAAAGGAAGCTACAACGTGATACTGCGTCTGGCTTCCGATAATGTGAATTCTGAAAATCTTATCACTTCAGATGGAAATGCGATCAAGAAGTTTACATCCGGCGATCCGAAATTTGCAGAAGTCACAGCTGAAAATGTACTTCTTGAGGGCGGCTCGCACACGCTGGGCGTTCGTGCGGAAACGGGGCATATCTATGTTGATACGCTGAAGATCGTTCCTGCTGACCCTGTTGACTTAACGCAGTATGAAGTTACTGATACGCTTTGCAATCCCAATGCCAGTGACAACGCAAAAAGGCTTTACAGTTTTCTGCGTGCGGTATACGGCAAGTATACCATATCGGGACAGTATTCGGGAGATAACATGGGCTATGAATCCCGCGAGTTTATCGAGATAAACAAGCGCACGGGCAAAACTCCCGCGATACTCGGACTTGATGTGATGAACCTTGGCATATCCACCAAGGTAGACCATAAGGCGGGCGGCGGTGATATGGTGCCAATTCAGGCAATGGACTGGTATAACAATCACAATGGCATAGTGACCCTTTGCTGGCACTGGCACGCTCCTTCGCAGTATCTTGAAGTGAACGGTCAGCCGTGGTGGAGAGGATTCTACACCGACAGCACGAATTTTGACCTGGGTAAAGCTATGAGCGGTGAGGACAAAGAGGGCTACGATGCCATAGTTGCAGAGCTTGACAACATGGCTGAACAGCTGAAACCTTTGGCAGAAGCCGATATCCCTATACTGTGGAGACCCCTCCACGAAGCTGCAGGCGACCCGAGATATCCCAACAATGCATGGTTCTGGTGGGGCGCTTCAGGCAGAGAACCTTATCTGGAACTCTACAAACTGATGTACGACAAGTTCGTGAATGAGTATCACCTGGATAATCTCATATGGGTGTGGAACGCCCAGAACCAGAGCTGGTATCCCGGAGACGAGTATGTGGATATAGTAGGCTACGACTGCTATCCTGCGGAACGGGACAGCTCTTCACAGAAGTATTACTACGATTTACTGAAAGAGTGTTCACCTACAGGCAGCAAGATCATCGCTGAGACCGAAAACGGCGCGATGTTCGATCCTGATGCCGCTTTCAACGAGGGGACGAGATGGGCATATTTCAGCACATGGAACGGCGAGTTCGCCATAAAGGACAGTCAGCTTTCCGATAGGTACACCACTTTTGAGATGTGGGATAAGATCTATGCAGGCGAGCGGGTACTTACTCTTGAAGAATTACCCGATCTGAAAAGCTGGCCTATCGACCTTGAAGCATATCTTGCCGCAAAATAA
- a CDS encoding glycosyltransferase yields the protein MEERDAVVVAGYRLPKYSVLMSVYEKELPENLNQSLESMLKQTYPPSDFVLVCDGKLTNALDVIVKSFQNEYKDIFRIVRIDENVGAGKAVNKGIKACRYEYIVRMDSDDVSLRGRCLKEMLMFAMDKKLDIVGSYVEEFDDLTDKTLTLKKVPLMHDEIMNYSRRRNPFNRQTVAFRKSKALEIGGYSDLKLCEDYDFAVRMLAGGAKGQNIPEVLVRYRVSESTPEIRRSWRLTKGFVAVRWKLFTEGYIGLRDFFPPCFLQLILFILPMRFTRWFYRKFLRDTKITPPTAEVLGRDQK from the coding sequence ATGGAAGAGCGTGATGCCGTGGTCGTAGCGGGTTACAGACTGCCGAAATACAGTGTGCTCATGTCGGTCTATGAGAAAGAGCTTCCCGAAAACCTGAACCAGAGTCTTGAATCCATGTTAAAGCAGACCTATCCTCCATCGGATTTTGTTCTGGTATGCGACGGCAAGCTGACCAATGCGCTGGACGTAATAGTAAAATCCTTCCAGAACGAATATAAAGACATATTCCGCATAGTGCGTATCGATGAGAACGTGGGTGCAGGCAAGGCAGTCAACAAAGGTATAAAAGCCTGCCGTTATGAGTACATAGTCCGCATGGACAGCGATGATGTATCCCTGCGCGGAAGATGCTTGAAAGAGATGCTTATGTTCGCGATGGATAAAAAACTCGATATAGTGGGCAGCTATGTTGAAGAATTCGATGATCTCACTGACAAGACCCTCACGCTGAAAAAAGTTCCGCTGATGCATGATGAAATAATGAACTATTCAAGGCGCCGCAATCCTTTCAACAGGCAGACGGTGGCTTTCCGCAAAAGCAAGGCGCTTGAGATCGGAGGTTACAGTGATCTCAAGCTTTGCGAGGACTACGATTTCGCAGTAAGAATGCTGGCAGGCGGTGCTAAGGGGCAGAATATCCCCGAAGTGCTTGTGAGATACAGGGTCAGCGAAAGCACCCCTGAGATAAGGCGAAGCTGGCGGCTTACAAAGGGGTTTGTCGCTGTCAGGTGGAAGCTGTTCACCGAGGGTTACATAGGTCTGAGGGATTTCTTCCCGCCCTGTTTTTTACAGCTGATACTTTTTATACTGCCTATGCGTTTTACACGCTGGTTTTACAGAAAATTCCTGCGTGATACCAAAATAACTCCGCCTACCGCAGAAGTTCTCGGGCGGGATCAGAAGTGA
- a CDS encoding F0F1 ATP synthase subunit A, whose protein sequence is MNGLGDGPKIVFEIGPLIFTETVVMGWLIIVVVTLLCLWLTKDLKKKPEGKRQIVAEMFVNFVNGMVKQSMGEKMMYYAPYIGALLVSAVLGALISMVGLRSMTADINVTAAWAIVTFVLITYTKIKTNGFLGYLKGFAQPVSFILPLNLISEIATPASMAFRLFGNVAGGMVITGLLYSALGAASSALHLHFEFGAWALSVLQVGIPAVLSIYFDLFSGCIQAYIFSTLTMVNVAAAAEE, encoded by the coding sequence ATGAACGGATTGGGCGATGGTCCTAAGATAGTATTTGAGATCGGACCTCTGATATTTACCGAAACGGTAGTTATGGGCTGGCTGATAATAGTAGTGGTGACACTGCTTTGTCTGTGGCTTACAAAAGACCTTAAAAAGAAGCCTGAAGGCAAGCGTCAGATAGTCGCGGAGATGTTTGTGAACTTCGTAAACGGCATGGTAAAGCAGTCAATGGGCGAAAAGATGATGTACTACGCCCCCTACATAGGCGCACTGCTGGTATCTGCGGTGCTGGGCGCACTGATAAGTATGGTTGGTCTGAGGTCGATGACAGCGGATATAAACGTTACAGCCGCATGGGCGATAGTCACATTCGTGCTGATAACCTACACCAAGATAAAGACAAACGGTTTTCTGGGCTACCTTAAAGGATTCGCTCAGCCCGTATCTTTCATACTCCCGCTGAACCTTATAAGCGAGATCGCAACTCCCGCATCTATGGCATTCCGTCTTTTCGGTAACGTTGCGGGCGGCATGGTAATAACGGGACTTCTCTATTCCGCTTTGGGTGCGGCTTCATCAGCACTGCATCTGCACTTTGAATTCGGTGCATGGGCACTCAGCGTATTACAGGTAGGTATACCCGCCGTGCTGAGTATCTATTTCGACTTATTCTCTGGATGCATACAGGCTTACATATTCTCAACGCTGACTATGGTTAACGTTGCAGCAGCTGCTGAAGAATAA
- the atpE gene encoding ATP synthase F0 subunit C, translating into MLGDKAFVLGCSALGAGLAMIAGIGPGIGEGYAVGKTIESIARQPEAQGDCTRTMFIGVAMAESTGIYAFVVALILMFGNPFIGKL; encoded by the coding sequence ATGTTAGGTGATAAGGCATTTGTATTAGGTTGTTCCGCACTGGGTGCAGGTCTGGCAATGATCGCAGGTATCGGACCCGGTATCGGTGAGGGCTACGCTGTTGGTAAAACTATCGAATCCATCGCAAGACAGCCCGAAGCACAGGGCGACTGCACAAGAACAATGTTCATCGGTGTCGCAATGGCAGAGTCAACCGGTATCTACGCTTTCGTTGTAGCGCTGATACTGATGTTCGGCAACCCCTTTATCGGCAAGCTGTAA